One region of Pygocentrus nattereri isolate fPygNat1 chromosome 14, fPygNat1.pri, whole genome shotgun sequence genomic DNA includes:
- the arl5c gene encoding putative ADP-ribosylation factor-like protein 5C has product MGLLFTRLMAVFGDREHKVIIVGLDNAGKTTILYQFLTKEAVHTTPTIGSNVEEINVKKTRFLVWDIGGQETLRASWSTYYCNTEIVILVVDSTDRERLTLTKEELHRMLAHEDLQNASVLVLANKQDMKDSMTAAEISRSLTLSSLTARSWHIQACCALTGEGLPASLDWMHSRVLAN; this is encoded by the exons ATGGGACTACTTTTTACCAGACTGATGGCTGTGTTCGGTGACAGAG aGCACAAAGTGATCATTGTGGGTTTGGATAATGCTGGGAAGACAACAATTCTCTACCAGTT TTTGACCAAAGAGGCTGTGCACACCACTCCCACTATTGGCAGCAATGTGGAggaaattaatgtaaaaaaaacacgcTTCCTTGTTTGGGACATTGGGGGCCAGGAGACCCTCAGAGCCAGCTGGAGCACCTACTACTGCAATACAGAG ATAGTGATCCTTGTGGTTGACAGTACAGATCGGGAGCGTTTGACTCTTACCAAAGAAGAGCTTCATCGAATGCTTGCACATGAA GATCTGCAGAATGCCTCAGTGCTGGTGTTGGCCAATAAGCAGGACATGAAGGACAGCATGACAGCAGCAGAAATTTCCCGCAGTCTTACCCTTAGTTCATTAACAGCTCGCTCATGGCACATCCAGGCCTGTTGCGCACTCACTGGAGAGGG TTTACCAGCGAGTTTGGACTGGATGCATTCTCGGGTGTTGGCAAACTAG